One stretch of Sander vitreus isolate 19-12246 chromosome 16, sanVit1, whole genome shotgun sequence DNA includes these proteins:
- the LOC144531774 gene encoding guanine nucleotide-binding protein subunit alpha-14-like, giving the protein MDCCLPAEKAESLRIHREIEKQLRRNKRISSRELKLLLLGTGESGKSTFIKQMRIIHGSGYSEGDRKGFTRLVFQNIVTAIQSLIHAMRTLRIDYVDDQNISHAQKLSQVEADQVSTLEAWQVDAIMRVWNDHGVQRCYDRRREFQLSDSAKYYLSDLDRITAQSYIPTLQDILRVRVPTTGIMEYPFDLSKVIFRMVDVGGQRSERRKWIHCFENVTSIIFLVALSEYDQVLYENEKDNRLKESVALFKTIISYPWFQESSIILFLNKTDLLEEKITHSHLATYFPAFTGPQCDAGAAKKFIKQMYVDEHRGHPKSFYSHYTCATDTGNIRVVFKAVEDTIRQENFDLFNLQ; this is encoded by the exons ATGGATTGCTGCCTGCCTGCTGAGAAAGCGGAGAGTCTGAGGATACACAGAGAAATAGAGAAACAACTTCGTCGTAATAAAAGAATCTCCAGCCGGGAGTTGAAGTTGCTGCTTTTAG GGACTGGTGAAAGCGGGAAGAGCACTTTCATCAAACAGATGAGGATCATCCATGGCAGTGGTTACAGTGAAGGTGACAGGAAAGGTTTCACTCGGCTAGTGTTTCAGAACATCGTCACAGCCATCCAGTCGCTGATCCACGCCATGAGGACTCTACGGATTGACTACGTCGATGACCAGAACATT agtcACGCACAGAAGCTGAGCCAAGTGGAGGCAGACCAGGTGTCCACTTTGGAGGCTTGGCAGGTGGACGCCATTATGCGAGTGTGGAATGACCACGGTGTTCAAAGGTGCTACGACCGCAGGAGGGAATTCCAGTTATCAGACTCTGCCAAATA TTACCTGAGTGACTTGGACAGAATCACAGCCCAGTCATACATCCCCACACTGCAGGACATCTTGAGGGTCAGGGTCCCCACCACGGGCATCATGGAGTACCCCTTTGACCTGTCAAAAGTTATCTTCAG GATGGTGGATGTGGGCGGTCAGCGTTCAGAGAGGAGGAAATGGATCCACTGTTTTGAGAATGTCACTTCCATCATATTTCTAGTGGCCCTCAGCGAGTATGATCAAGTCCTTTACGAGAATGAGAAAGAT AATCGACTGAAGGAGAGCGTCGCCTTGTTCAAGAccatcatctcatacccttGGTTCCAGGAGTCCTCCATCATCCTCTTCCTGAACAAAACAGACTTGCTAGAGGAGaaaatcacacattcacatttggCAACCTACTTCCCGGCCTTTACTG GGCCTCAGTGTGATGCTGGAGCTGCGAAAAAGTTCATCAAACAAATGTATGTGGATGAGCACCGAGGGCATCCTAAATCCTTTTACTCACACTACACCTGTGCCACGGACACAGGGAACATCCGCGTTGTCTTCAAAGCCGTTGAAGATACAATCCGCCAAGAGAACTTTGACCTGTTCAACCTCCAATAA